A single window of Treponema denticola ATCC 35405 DNA harbors:
- a CDS encoding alpha/beta hydrolase — translation MQTIYQTMSDGSAVAVHQWLPKKKPKAVIHIVHGMAEHALRYADFAEDACTKGFTVFASDHRGHGKTCGKIMLKGYLADKDGFKRVVEDQKEINDEIQKIYQDIPIIILGHSFGSFITQNYIENYGKTVKAAILVGSAGPNPMLKIAGLAAGLNKLFSGRKKPSKFMDKLSFGAYNKTVDSPKTNFDWLSRDEKEVKKYIDDEFCGFVCTVGFYQDLIKGLKQTHTSTEMIKIPNELPILITSGDRDPVSSLGKSVKKLYDIYKANGISDLNLKLYEGARHEILNETNKEEVKADIFEWIEKRL, via the coding sequence ATGCAGACAATTTATCAAACAATGAGCGACGGATCGGCTGTTGCAGTTCATCAATGGCTTCCTAAAAAAAAGCCTAAGGCTGTAATTCATATAGTCCACGGAATGGCTGAGCACGCTTTAAGATATGCAGACTTTGCCGAGGATGCTTGTACAAAGGGGTTTACGGTGTTTGCATCGGACCACCGAGGTCATGGTAAAACTTGCGGAAAAATAATGCTTAAAGGTTATCTTGCAGATAAAGACGGCTTTAAACGGGTAGTAGAAGATCAAAAAGAAATCAATGATGAAATTCAAAAAATTTATCAGGATATTCCGATTATAATACTCGGCCATTCATTCGGGTCTTTTATAACTCAAAACTATATAGAAAACTACGGAAAAACCGTAAAAGCTGCTATCTTAGTAGGAAGTGCAGGCCCAAACCCTATGCTGAAAATCGCAGGTCTTGCCGCCGGCTTAAACAAGCTCTTTTCGGGAAGAAAAAAGCCCTCCAAATTTATGGATAAACTGAGTTTTGGAGCCTATAATAAGACGGTTGATTCCCCCAAAACAAATTTTGACTGGCTTTCAAGAGATGAAAAAGAGGTTAAAAAATATATTGATGATGAATTTTGCGGCTTTGTGTGCACTGTAGGTTTTTATCAAGACCTGATTAAAGGATTAAAACAAACACACACAAGTACCGAAATGATAAAGATTCCAAATGAGCTGCCCATCCTCATTACTTCAGGCGATAGGGATCCTGTTTCAAGCCTCGGTAAGAGCGTAAAAAAGCTATATGATATTTACAAGGCCAATGGTATAAGCGACCTTAACTTAAAGCTCTATGAAGGAGCCCGCCATGAAATTCTAAACGAAACCAATAAGGAAGAAGTTAAGGCCGATATCTTTGAATGGATAGAAAAAAGGCTATAG
- a CDS encoding formylglycine-generating enzyme family protein produces MHFFKQFLKKIKNMDPYSRANIFYLILAVAIIGSILFFTREKIINYPYDSIENFKTMISVTKKPVTVIGKGDDGVFLEGRSITLSPYKIGKYEVAFSFWHEVYNWAVTESKHKYVFQSMGQPGIFMTSGSDPDDLYEIADVRKKAESLGLPYETVKCGLYPVTKMSWSDAIIWCNALSEKEGLDPVYFYDGQVLRSSLEITKTENPEVRMKNNGYRLPTEAEWEFAARGGDVSAPDWDFGFAGTDDFNAADDYAWHSGNSSFLNAGAITEIIDIHPIGQKKPNRLGLYDMSGNCWEWCFDRYNSRLPGEFIDPINNMGARPRIIKSGSARNPPAFARVKSWGYATPVNPGYILGFRLAQTIVKDNQ; encoded by the coding sequence ATGCATTTTTTTAAACAATTTTTGAAAAAAATTAAAAATATGGATCCTTATTCTAGGGCAAATATATTCTATTTAATTCTTGCCGTAGCTATAATAGGCAGTATTCTTTTTTTTACCCGTGAAAAAATTATAAACTATCCTTATGATTCAATCGAAAATTTTAAGACAATGATAAGTGTTACAAAGAAGCCTGTCACCGTAATAGGTAAGGGAGATGACGGAGTCTTTTTGGAAGGGCGGAGCATAACGTTGAGTCCCTATAAAATAGGGAAATATGAGGTTGCATTTAGTTTTTGGCATGAGGTATATAATTGGGCTGTTACCGAAAGCAAACACAAATATGTATTTCAGTCTATGGGCCAGCCCGGAATTTTTATGACATCAGGTTCTGATCCGGATGATTTATACGAGATTGCAGATGTTAGAAAAAAAGCCGAATCTTTGGGGCTGCCTTATGAGACCGTAAAATGCGGTCTTTATCCCGTTACAAAAATGTCATGGAGTGATGCAATAATCTGGTGTAATGCTCTTAGCGAAAAAGAAGGCCTTGATCCTGTTTATTTTTATGACGGACAGGTTTTACGCAGTTCGCTTGAGATAACAAAAACCGAAAACCCTGAAGTGAGGATGAAAAACAACGGGTACCGGTTGCCTACGGAAGCCGAATGGGAATTTGCAGCAAGGGGCGGTGATGTGTCTGCTCCCGATTGGGATTTCGGCTTTGCCGGTACCGATGATTTTAATGCCGCTGATGACTATGCATGGCATTCGGGGAACAGCTCGTTTTTAAATGCAGGTGCAATAACCGAAATTATAGATATTCATCCTATCGGTCAAAAAAAACCTAACAGGCTGGGGCTCTATGATATGTCCGGTAACTGTTGGGAATGGTGCTTTGACAGATATAATAGCAGGCTGCCCGGAGAATTTATAGATCCTATCAATAATATGGGAGCTCGTCCCCGTATTATAAAAAGCGGTTCTGCAAGAAATCCGCCTGCCTTTGCCCGAGTAAAATCCTGGGGCTATGCCACTCCCGTAAATCCGGGATATATTTTGGGTTTTAGATTAGCCCAAACAATTGTAAAAGATAATCAATAA
- a CDS encoding lipoprotein, producing MTKKIKTRFYVFNLLILTAAISLLFSCSSLPTDETVPANLTPIELNQRAQAELDNGSLRNALEYYKIVIKRYGTDASTRTAAEYEIAHIYISQKKWLEADDMLKAIIDRYEMAGGAGLAPKYLVLARKDYKRTQEYIQKHNLRKTKAKSEEQV from the coding sequence ATGACAAAAAAAATTAAGACAAGATTCTATGTTTTTAATTTACTAATTTTAACGGCTGCAATTTCTTTGCTTTTTTCTTGTTCCAGTCTTCCGACTGATGAAACTGTTCCTGCAAATCTTACCCCCATTGAGTTAAACCAAAGGGCGCAAGCAGAACTTGATAACGGCTCTCTAAGAAATGCCCTTGAATATTATAAAATAGTAATAAAACGATACGGCACTGACGCCTCTACCAGAACAGCCGCGGAATATGAGATAGCTCATATCTATATAAGTCAAAAAAAATGGCTTGAAGCCGATGATATGCTTAAAGCCATTATAGATAGATACGAGATGGCCGGAGGGGCGGGGCTTGCACCCAAGTATTTGGTTCTTGCACGAAAGGACTATAAAAGGACTCAAGAGTACATCCAAAAACATAATTTGAGAAAAACAAAGGCAAAATCTGAAGAACAAGTTTAA
- the pbpC gene encoding penicillin-binding protein 1C: MDFPKKLPIKNILKASMPAFISSLIFLALILFFTPGFKVDYSFTLYSSNGKLLGASAAIDGQWRFPQTSKLPEKYREALLSYEDKNFYFHFGIDPLSVFRAAVENILKGKIVSGASTITMQTSRLSEKNPVRNFKQKLRESFLSLFFELSYSKENILNIYASHAPYGGNVVGLEAASWRYFGRGPEDLTWAEAACLAVLPNQPSLVRPGKESEILKEKRDRLLYNLFLQKKIDKETYALSVTEPVPDKPKAIPQKAYHYLEFLKTKSSNQKNISSLDYSLQEIIFEIADHHFKRNFSSGVYNTAVLILDTETGKPLAYIGNTGLQSPNAKNEHVDMVHARRSSGSLLKPFLFAAMLDAGMILPDQLLIDIPTKIAGYTPQNSNYTYSGAIPARKALSYSLNIPFIRALREFTTPAFLDILKRSGFTTFNRSADEYGLPLILGGGEINLYEITNTYRKMMLRAQNKLDEKFPFSSGACRITMDVLTEGNRPEEEAIWQLYAQNQKIAWKTGTSYGNKDAWTIGITPKYSVGVWCGNASGEGRPEITSTKLAAPILFEIFNILPKSDWPEKELKDFEFIKACADSGYPAGEFCKTAKAVLKPINSHIQNTCPYCKKVSLSPDGKFQVKANDINELPKIENRFVLPAAAEYFYKQGHPEYKSLPQWLPESTASNTGEFEILFPEDGTSVYIPTELDGSFGALVAEAAHKNPDAVIYWDLDGEYLGSTKSYHQMKIQPLRAAVRGRHELTLTDNRGNTRKRIFYVLNGN; this comes from the coding sequence ATGGATTTTCCGAAAAAATTGCCGATAAAAAACATTTTAAAAGCCTCGATGCCGGCCTTTATTTCTAGCCTGATATTTTTAGCTTTAATACTTTTTTTTACACCCGGCTTTAAAGTCGATTATTCTTTTACTCTTTACAGCTCCAATGGAAAACTTTTAGGTGCATCTGCTGCGATTGACGGGCAATGGAGATTTCCTCAAACTTCAAAGCTGCCTGAAAAGTACAGGGAAGCCCTTCTAAGCTATGAAGATAAAAATTTTTACTTTCATTTTGGGATAGATCCTCTTTCGGTTTTTAGGGCCGCAGTTGAAAATATTTTAAAAGGAAAAATAGTTTCCGGAGCCTCTACAATTACGATGCAGACCTCCCGCCTTTCCGAAAAAAATCCGGTAAGAAATTTTAAGCAAAAACTAAGAGAAAGTTTTTTATCTCTTTTTTTTGAGCTTTCTTATTCCAAGGAAAACATATTGAATATTTACGCCTCCCATGCACCCTACGGCGGAAATGTTGTAGGCCTCGAAGCCGCCTCATGGCGGTATTTCGGAAGGGGGCCTGAAGATTTAACATGGGCGGAAGCTGCCTGCCTTGCAGTCCTTCCCAATCAGCCCTCTTTGGTTCGCCCGGGAAAAGAATCCGAAATCTTAAAAGAAAAAAGGGACAGGCTCTTGTACAATCTTTTTTTACAAAAAAAAATCGATAAGGAAACCTATGCTCTTTCCGTTACAGAACCCGTTCCCGATAAACCTAAGGCCATTCCGCAAAAGGCCTATCATTATCTTGAGTTTTTAAAAACAAAAAGCTCCAATCAAAAAAACATAAGCAGCTTGGATTATTCTTTACAGGAAATAATTTTTGAAATTGCAGACCATCATTTTAAAAGGAATTTCTCAAGCGGTGTTTACAATACAGCCGTTTTAATTTTAGATACCGAAACGGGAAAGCCCCTTGCCTATATAGGAAATACGGGGCTTCAAAGTCCGAATGCAAAAAACGAGCATGTCGATATGGTTCACGCAAGGCGGAGTTCGGGGAGCTTATTAAAACCATTTTTGTTTGCAGCAATGCTGGATGCGGGAATGATTTTACCGGATCAACTCCTCATAGATATTCCGACAAAGATAGCAGGCTACACACCTCAAAACAGTAACTACACATATTCGGGAGCGATTCCTGCACGCAAGGCCCTTTCCTATTCTTTAAACATTCCGTTTATAAGAGCTCTGCGTGAATTTACAACACCCGCCTTTTTGGATATATTAAAAAGGTCGGGCTTTACAACCTTTAACCGTTCGGCAGATGAGTACGGTCTTCCCCTGATTTTAGGAGGTGGAGAAATAAACCTGTACGAAATTACAAACACTTATCGAAAGATGATGCTGAGAGCTCAAAACAAACTTGACGAAAAATTTCCTTTTTCTTCAGGAGCTTGCAGAATAACAATGGATGTGCTGACCGAAGGGAACAGGCCCGAAGAAGAAGCTATATGGCAGCTCTATGCACAAAATCAAAAAATTGCATGGAAGACCGGAACAAGTTACGGGAACAAGGATGCTTGGACTATAGGCATTACGCCTAAATATTCCGTGGGCGTTTGGTGCGGAAACGCTTCGGGAGAAGGAAGGCCTGAAATTACAAGCACAAAACTGGCCGCTCCAATCCTCTTTGAAATTTTTAATATCTTGCCAAAATCGGACTGGCCCGAAAAAGAATTAAAGGATTTTGAATTTATAAAAGCTTGCGCAGACTCAGGTTACCCCGCAGGAGAATTTTGTAAAACGGCAAAGGCTGTTTTAAAACCCATAAACAGTCATATCCAAAATACCTGTCCTTATTGTAAAAAGGTATCTTTAAGCCCCGACGGCAAGTTTCAAGTTAAGGCAAACGACATAAACGAATTACCTAAAATAGAAAACAGGTTTGTCCTTCCGGCTGCTGCAGAATATTTTTATAAACAGGGCCATCCGGAGTATAAGAGCCTTCCCCAATGGCTTCCCGAAAGTACGGCATCAAATACAGGCGAGTTTGAAATTCTATTTCCCGAAGACGGAACCTCGGTTTATATTCCGACAGAACTTGACGGCTCTTTTGGAGCCTTGGTTGCAGAAGCCGCCCATAAAAATCCCGATGCGGTCATCTACTGGGATTTGGACGGAGAATATTTAGGAAGTACAAAATCCTATCATCAAATGAAGATTCAGCCCTTGAGGGCGGCCGTAAGGGGCAGACATGAGCTGACCCTTACGGACAACAGGGGAAATACCCGTAAAAGAATTTTTTATGTTCTAAATGGAAATTAG
- a CDS encoding serine dehydratase subunit alpha family protein — MSLDKSKHEKYVQILREELVPALGCTEPIAIAYTAANLRKIMGGIPDEILIESSGNIIKNAKSVIVPNTGGMKGMEASALIGLIGGNADKGLEVLADVTEEHVKLAHEYLAKSCTKLKLMDTPASLHIRITGKLNGDTGVAELIHQHTNIVLLKKNDEIIFEKPFSLESAAGALTDRTCLNVKDILDFADTVPVDEVSPIIMRQVEYNMRVSEDGLKTSYGIETGKNILKYNQKKGDDFSVKVQAEGEVAAASDARMCGCSYPVITNSGSGNQGLAVSVPVVVYARENKISEEKLIRCLIVSNLLAIHQKTGIGRLSAYCGAVTAGAACAAAITYMKGGSYEQVCGTIVNTLGTVSGILCDGAKQSCAAKIASALDSALFSHELAMDGNFFAGGDGIVKDDIEKTIAGIGVVAAQGMHKTDEVVLQVMLKD, encoded by the coding sequence ATGAGCTTAGATAAATCAAAGCATGAAAAGTATGTTCAAATTCTAAGAGAAGAATTGGTTCCGGCCCTTGGATGCACGGAGCCTATTGCTATTGCCTACACAGCTGCCAATTTACGAAAAATCATGGGCGGTATTCCCGATGAGATTTTAATTGAAAGCAGCGGTAATATCATTAAAAATGCAAAGTCGGTTATTGTACCTAATACCGGCGGAATGAAGGGAATGGAAGCTTCTGCTCTGATAGGTCTTATCGGCGGAAATGCAGATAAGGGTTTGGAAGTATTGGCCGATGTTACCGAAGAGCATGTAAAGCTGGCTCATGAGTATTTAGCCAAGTCATGCACTAAGCTTAAACTAATGGATACGCCTGCAAGCCTTCACATAAGAATTACAGGCAAATTAAACGGAGATACCGGAGTTGCCGAGCTCATTCACCAGCATACAAATATCGTACTCCTAAAAAAGAATGACGAAATTATTTTTGAAAAGCCTTTTAGCCTGGAGTCTGCCGCAGGTGCTTTAACCGATAGAACTTGTTTAAATGTAAAAGATATTTTGGACTTTGCAGATACTGTCCCTGTTGATGAGGTTTCTCCAATCATTATGAGGCAGGTTGAATATAATATGAGAGTTTCAGAGGACGGTTTAAAAACTTCCTACGGTATTGAAACAGGAAAAAATATTTTAAAGTACAACCAGAAGAAGGGTGATGATTTTTCTGTTAAGGTTCAAGCGGAAGGTGAGGTCGCCGCGGCTTCCGACGCCCGTATGTGCGGCTGTTCTTATCCGGTTATTACCAATTCGGGAAGCGGAAATCAGGGCTTAGCCGTTTCGGTGCCCGTAGTTGTATATGCCCGCGAAAATAAGATAAGCGAAGAAAAATTAATCCGCTGTTTGATTGTAAGCAATCTTTTAGCCATTCACCAAAAAACCGGAATAGGCAGACTTTCTGCTTATTGCGGTGCGGTAACTGCCGGAGCTGCTTGTGCTGCCGCAATTACCTATATGAAGGGCGGTTCTTATGAACAGGTATGCGGAACAATAGTAAATACTCTGGGTACCGTATCGGGAATCCTTTGTGACGGAGCCAAGCAGTCATGTGCCGCCAAAATAGCCTCTGCCTTGGACTCGGCTCTTTTTTCTCACGAGCTTGCTATGGACGGAAACTTCTTTGCAGGAGGTGACGGCATAGTCAAGGATGACATCGAAAAAACCATAGCTGGTATCGGTGTTGTTGCCGCCCAAGGTATGCACAAAACCGACGAAGTTGTGTTACAGGTTATGCTTAAAGACTAA